In Chryseobacterium sp. C-71, the genomic window TTTGAAAAAGCGAAAAATTCTGCTGAAGCTTTAAAATTAAAAATTTCTACCAGGGATTTTGTAGCAGGAGGAACCAATATTATAGATCTTCTCAAAAAAAATATTGCACAACCAGACGGAATGGTGGATATTACCACCGCCTTGTCAACTGAAATTAAACCGTCTGAAAAATCAGTCAACATTGGTGCAATGGTTCGAAATACAGCTTTGACGACAAATTCTGATTTACTGAAAGATTATCCGTTAATTACAAAAGCAGTTCTGGCGGGAGCCTCACCACAGATCAGAAATATGGCAAGTACAGCAGGGAATTTATTGCAGCGAACCAGATGTCCATACTTTTATGATGTGACAACCCCTTGCAATAAAAGAAAAAAAGGAAGTGGTTGTAGTGCTTTGAATGGAGATAATAAAATGAGTGCTATTGTGGGTTACAATGACCAATGTGTTGCAGTTCATCCTTCAGACCTGTGTATTTCTTTGAGCGCTTTGGATGCAACGGTTCACGGACTTAATGCTAAAAACGAAAAGTTTATGATTCCATTTAAAGATTTCCATAAATTACCGG contains:
- a CDS encoding xanthine dehydrogenase family protein subunit M, with protein sequence MKPFTFEKAKNSAEALKLKISTRDFVAGGTNIIDLLKKNIAQPDGMVDITTALSTEIKPSEKSVNIGAMVRNTALTTNSDLLKDYPLITKAVLAGASPQIRNMASTAGNLLQRTRCPYFYDVTTPCNKRKKGSGCSALNGDNKMSAIVGYNDQCVAVHPSDLCISLSALDATVHGLNAKNEKFMIPFKDFHKLPENTPWLDNNLPQNALITHIEVPKNEFHKKYAYVKLRERTSYAFAMISAASALQMEGNIIKDARLASGGVAHKPWRWYEAEDYLKGKKASEEIFKKASEIATEKVKPLAHNGYKVPMLKGAIELALQNASKL